In Leifsonia sp. ZF2019, a genomic segment contains:
- a CDS encoding amino acid ABC transporter ATP-binding protein: protein MSGTATGALPMVRAEEVHKAYGDHHVLRGVSLDVHQGEVVCVIGPSGSGKSTFLRCINHLEGIDGGRILVDGSLIGYRQVGDRLHDLTPTQAAAQRRDIGMVFQRFNLFPHLSVLENITTAPIMVGGQKPAQAAARARELLDRVGLGAKANAYPGQLSGGQQQRVAIARALAMDPKLMLFDEPTSALDPELVGEVLDVMKGLAQSGMTMVVVTHEIGFAREVGDTLVFMDGGVVVESGDPRAMIADPRHQRTRTFLSHVL, encoded by the coding sequence ATGAGCGGCACCGCGACCGGCGCGCTCCCGATGGTGCGCGCAGAGGAGGTCCACAAGGCCTACGGCGACCACCATGTCCTCCGCGGCGTCTCTCTGGACGTGCATCAGGGCGAGGTCGTGTGCGTGATCGGCCCGTCCGGCTCCGGCAAGTCCACCTTCCTGCGCTGCATCAACCACCTCGAGGGCATCGACGGCGGGCGCATCCTCGTCGACGGCTCGCTCATCGGGTACCGGCAGGTGGGCGACCGCCTGCACGATCTCACGCCCACCCAGGCGGCGGCGCAGCGCCGGGACATCGGGATGGTGTTCCAGCGGTTCAACCTGTTCCCGCATCTCTCGGTGCTGGAGAACATCACGACCGCTCCGATCATGGTCGGCGGCCAGAAGCCCGCGCAGGCCGCCGCGCGCGCCCGCGAGCTCCTCGACCGCGTCGGGCTCGGTGCCAAAGCCAACGCCTACCCCGGCCAGCTGTCGGGCGGTCAGCAGCAGCGCGTGGCCATCGCTCGCGCCCTGGCGATGGACCCGAAGCTGATGCTCTTCGACGAGCCCACCTCGGCGCTCGACCCCGAGCTCGTCGGCGAGGTGCTCGACGTGATGAAGGGCCTGGCGCAGTCCGGCATGACGATGGTCGTCGTCACCCACGAGATCGGCTTCGCGCGCGAGGTCGGCGACACCCTCGTCTTCATGGACGGCGGCGTGGTCGTCGAGTCGGGCGACCCCCGCGCCATGATCGCCGACCCCCGACACCAGCGCACCCGCACGTTCCTCTCCCACGTGCTCTGA